The genomic window AATCACGCGCCCCACGTCTCCAGTCTCTGCTGGGCTCAAGCCTTCTGAGCCCATGACCCGTAGGCACTCGCACCACGCAAAGGCCATAATTAGCCAGGACGACATGGATTCGGCACAGAAGACCAGGCTTTTGAGGCAGAACTACTTCAGGTGCCAGACTGCCTTCCTGACGGCGCTCGAGGATATTTCGAACCGACTGGTAATCGTGCCCAAGCAGGCCCGTCTCAGCGCCCTGCGGGCGGAGCTGGCCCTCATCACACAGGACCTGCCGGCTGAAGTCGATATCCCCGTGATCTGTCCGCCATCCATGCCCCATGGCTCGCCCGGAAAGAGCAAACACCACCGCATTGTGAGGGTCAACCCGGCTGAGTCGACAGTGCTGAACAGTGCAGAGAAGGTGCCGTACCTCTTGATGGTCGAGATCCTGCGGGACGACTTCAGCTTCGATCCGGACTCGGCTGACAACCAGAGGCTGCTATCGACGCTGCTGGCAGAGCAGGGATCCCGTAAGAGGATTTTCGACCTGACGGAATCGCCAAGGATTCCTCTGGCCAGGAGTGGCAACCCGGAGCCGGTCGCTCCCGACAGCGTCTTTGAGCCCACAGCTGGCGACCTTGGCGGCTCTGGAGTCCTGGGGGCTTTTGACGATTCATCGGGCAGCGGTGAAAAGACGCCGTCGGTAGCGGCGCCGGGAAGCAGCAGCATGCAGAGGTTGAGCAGCAGCGCGACGACCATCTCGACGCTGTCGGAGCCTACGGCGCGGAGCTCGGCCACCTCTACATCACGATCCAGCAGTCCTGGACCTCGCAGGAAGCCGGTGGTGACAATTAGTACACGCGCTGTCAATGCTGGCCCCTCGACACCTGCGGTAGAGCAGCCAGACTTTTCGGCTTTGGCAACGCACATGCGCGCTGCGTCGCAGATGCTTGCACAGCTTGAGGCTACCAGTGGCAAGCGGCCAAAGCAAGAAGTGGCTGCCATCCGAGCAAAGATCATTGCCAGTATGCAGAGCTTGGAGGAGCAGAGCTTTGATCTGGATGATGGCAATGGTCCGACATTTGATTTAATAATAGCAAAGGCAGACGCTGCCAatgcggcggcggaggctgcggcggcagcagcgacgAACGGAAATGCAGAGGCGGGCGAAGACGGCGAGGTAGAAGCGCCCATCGACCCGCCCGCGGACACGACCAACGCTGGGGCTGCGCGCATGGAGAACGACTTCAAGACGGGTGGTCTTCAGCGCAAGGGGGATCGAGACGATCCGAGCGCAGCCGTGTTTGGAGAGGCCTGGCACGTCAAGAAGGAACGTATCCGGAGGTCCTCTCCGTATGGCTGGATGAAGAACTGGGACCTTGTCAGCGTTATCGTCAAGACTGGTGCCGATCTGCGGCAGGAGGCGTTCGCGTGCCAGCTCATCAACGTCTGCCACCGCATCTGGGTCAACGCGGGCGTCCCCGTCTGGGTCAAGCTGATGCGGATCCTGGTGACCGGCGAGTCTTCAGGCCTGATCGAGACCATCACCAACGGAGTATCGCTGCACTCGATCAAGCGCAGTTTGACACTGTCGACAATCGAGTCCGGACAAAACCCCCGGCGGCGGATCGCGACGCTCAAGGACCACTTTGTCAAGGTGTTTGGGCCTGTCGACAGCGAACCGCATAAGGCGGGCGTCGATGCCTTTAAGCGGTCGCTTGCGGCGTACAGCATGATCTCGTACATACTTCAGCTCAAGGATCGTCACAACGGCAACGTGCTGGTCGATAACGAGGGACACATAATACACATCGACTTTGGATTCATGCTGTCCAACTCTCCGGGCGCCGTCGGCTTCGAGGCGTCGCCGTTCAAGTTCACGCACGAATATCTCGAGGTTCTGGGAGGTATCGGATCACCTGAGTTTGAGGATTTTAAGAAGCTTTGCAAGCAGGCTTTCCAGGGTATGTACAGACTCGGGGGCGGTCATGTATATTTTTACGATGCAAACCAGAAATCTCACTAACACGATCCGGGTTAAATAACAGCACTTCGCCGAGAAGCTGACAATATCATCGACCTCGTGAGCATGATGGGACGCGAATCTAAGATGCCTTGCTTCGGGGCTGGCATAGCGCAGACGTCCATCAACCTGAGACAGCGATTTCAACTTCAACTGAgcgccgacgaggccgagcaGTTTGTCGACGACTTGATTGGCAAGTCGCTCGGTAGCTATTACACACGACTGTCAGTTGATCCCAGATTCTCATGGCTTTTATATgtgccttttctttgctAACATTCGCCTCCACTCATGCAGCTACGATACCTTCCAGTATAGGACGCAAGGAATCTATTAGATGTGGGCAGGAAACGGAGAAACGATTTGATTTTGGTTtatctcttttttgtttctttttggctATACCATCATGATGCGGTGCGGCGCGGCGAGATGTGATATTGTGGAGCCCTATTCTATATTTTACCCTTATTatgtttctgtttttttttttttttttttttcttggttttAACGACGGTGTTGAAGGCATCtgggcggcgttgggcgaATTGCCAGGATAGAGACCTTGAAAATGTCAATATCAAGGCCAGTTGGCTATGGTTGTCTAAAGCCTGAAAGCGTGCCTGGGCTTTTCTTGATATTGTCCCGCTGTTGTTTGTGCTTGGGTTCCGAACTTACTACCAAGCTCATCTCCCTTATAAATTCTGCCATTCATTCTCATTGTTCATCAATCATTCGAGCAGCCGAGCTTTCTTTGTGGAATCAGGGCAGGTTTGAATTAGCTCCATATCCTACTTTTGGGATTGCTTGCCTGCCATCCACCTTTCGAGGCTGACTGGCACGGTCTGCTTTCCTTCTTGACGAATGGGTCATCCGGACTGGGTGTGGATATCAGCAACTTTGCTTGTTTTCTCTACAGCACACAGCTCAACAACTTGTTGGACCGCGTAGTCAGAGCCCGCTCGCGACTTTGATACCAAACCAGCCTCATAGTTTTCCAGACTTTCTTGAAAACCGTGGTTACGTTTATTCACTTCTGTCTACCTCACCTTCTCATCAGCTTTTGAGCGCCAGAGATCTCATACTTTTTCTACATGTCTGGGCTTCTTattcttgtttctttcttgccAAAACTCGAGGGTCGATTTCACACAACAAGGTCCAAAGGCCCTAGAAGCAAACTCTGGAGAGGACAATGCCAGCCAACGAGAATCGTCTCGGCCGCCGTGCGCCGGGTGAGTGGACAGAGTTTGAGGTGCAGCTCGCCATCTCGCTTATATGCAGAAAAGTGCATATGGAGAAGCCGCCGAAACAGCGCGGGGAGCGTAATATCCAGCATGGTTGCATTTCTTTTACCAGCACCTCTGATTCCTCCCCTTGAGTAATTTCTACTACACCCAGCAAAGTGTATTCTCTCGTTTGCGCTATGTGTGCAGATGCTGAACTATCTTGGGCCTAATTCCCAAGAAGGTCCACCtaacaaaacaaaatgtCTTATTCTCTCTaaccaacttttttttttctatttagCTTTGCCAAACATTTCAATGCagccctcaaccccagcTCGGCCAATTTCCATGAGGAGGACCTCGACGAGAATGACGTGTGCGACCTGCTCGAGTGGCTGCTGAGGGAGAAGAAGGGAGCCATCGCCCGTGTGGAGAGGCTCGGCGTTCGTAGGATCTCGCGGGCCAGCTTGTTGGCCTTTTCGCCGAGTAGGAACTTTACCGGCACGCTGGTTGAGTGAGTGAGATATCTTTCAGGCAACGAAGGAGTTTTCATCTGTTGTTTCCCTCTTCTCCAAAAGCATAAATGCTAATGAAAAGAATTGTCTTTTGTTTAGATGGAATCATGGCGGTCGACGGGATGCAGTCATGAAGAGGCCCCAGGGcgagcggcggcggaggtTTCTTCCGAACCCAGGCGAGAGGATCAAGAAGCGCAAGTCTGGTGATGAGGAGAGTGACGGCGAGCTGTCTGATGGTAAGTTGAGACAATGTACATGTTGATACCCCAGCATCGGATCGAATCGGAGGCAAGACAAGTATCAAAGAGTCATAGAGCCTATAGCTCACTCTCTGGGAGCTGGACTGACTCCCCTCCGTGTTCATGAAGAACATGACGAGAAAGGCGTGTATGTTGCTGATATAAAGACTCTATTGTAGGTGACATCATCGACCTCAACCCCTTTTACCCGGAGCCTACAGAGAAACCAGGCTTGTCACTGGACAAGAACGTCGACGGAAACAAGCCCACGGTGATTGCACCCAATGAAGGCTCCAGCAATAACTCTATTGCCACATTTGCGAGCACACTTCCAGAATTGCAACGTCGGGATACTGCTGGATATCCGCTGACGGCACAAACCAAGGTCCATACCAGTCACGGACAGCAACAAGATCATGCTCTTCAGGCCCCATCTTTCCACATTGATCCTGAAAGCGGCATGGCTGAGGTGGTTCAGCAGAAAGTGGAGTGCATCGAGGCTAGCACAAACGCCATTGAACAGCCGCAGCTCCAAGGGGCTGTATGCTCCACGCCTGCCTATCCCGTCGACAACCGCCTCATTCAGCCTGCTGCGGCTCCAGCCGCCGCTCCGGTCTCCATGAAAACGAAACACCCCTTCTCTACTTTTGAGACATTACAGAATGGCAGCCAGCAAGCCGTCACTCATAATATCTCTAATGATGGTGGTGCTTTTGGCAATGCGAACGGCGCTTTCACCATGGCCAGCTACGACGCATACCCCCACAACGGTCTGACAGGCATCGGTCTCGAGGAAAAAGCGTATGTCGAGACACGGCCGGCACCGAACCCTAGCGGCACCGCTTACTACGCAGCATCATCCCCATACGCGCTTGCTGCAGCGACACGACCGCATGCCCAGGCATCGGTAGCCTCGTTCGTCGGTGGCATGGACGGCAGCGTCGACAGCATCCACCTGCAGCACAGAAACCTCGCAATGCCTCCCGCGGAAGATTTCTTCCACACTAGCTTTGACGATCTCGTCGTGTGGGACGGCAATGTCtgatttatttatttatttattttttttcttggggtGGGGGGTTACTCGTCCAACTGTCCGGGCATGCCTTGCCCTTTGTGACACATCTTGATCTTTCCCGTCCCGTCTGATATCTTTGGCGTTTCTCGACTGTTGGGGTGATCACACCACTTTGGTCATACGGACAACCAGAGCTGCAGTTAAATTGAGGTTTCTGGTATATGGCTTTGTTTcccttctcttctttttcttcatctTGCTTCAAGGATACTCCAGCGAGGGAGGTGCTGGCTTTTCTTTATCGAGCACGTGTAGACTTCTACGCACTATGTGACCTCTCTGAGGTGCCCTGCATCTACAGCTATCACAGCTTCTCCCAGTTTATATTGCCCAGGACAAAGTATCTGTCGTTCCTGGTCGGATCTAGAAAGCTCTAATCTCTTCTTTCATCTTACCTTTTCTTTCCTCGAGCAAATGCCACTTAGCCGTGCTCCAGCAAGCCAGCGGCTGATGATGGCGAGGATACCATCACGGACTCTATTTACATCATCGCAAACTACTTTGCTAAGAGAATACAGTGATACTTTGGCGGGCTTGGTACGGACGGCCCCAAGAAATGTCCGGGATGGTCTGAATACCATTCATCTATGCTTCTGATTGACCCAGGGAAACTTGCATGGTCACGGCCCCAATAGATTAAAATCGCTAGAAACGATAGAAGATTAACACAGAGAGAAGTGTCATTTTCAAGGTACTCAAACGTTGGGAAATCGGGTATGCCATACTGAAAATAGGGCCAGCGTATACTCTTAGACATCGAAGCAGCAGAAACTACCCATCGGCTATGAAGGGAAATAGTAGAAAAAAGAGGGAAGAAAAGACAATTTGATCGCGTCTCATTATAACTCCGGATATAATCGAACAAGCACCAGCATACAACCTACCTCAAAACTTTCAATCATCCCCTACCAGTCACCATCGCTGCACTCCTGGCTGCCCGGCAGACCTTGGATCGTGACCTCAAAGAGCGGGATCTTCTTGGAGGCGCCAACTACCGAGTCGCATATCTCCGACAGGTCATCCATGTGGTACGCCGTCATGTCGTACCGCTCCTCGCCCAACAGCGGGGCCTTTGGCAGCACGAGCTCCTTGAGCACACACACGTTGCAGCTCGAGGCGGGCACCTCCTTGGGGGCGCCAAAAGCGTCCCGGTTGAGGTTGAAGTAGCGCAGGGCCGCCGTGGTGATGTTGCGCCTGGTAGGCACCTGGCGTACCATCATCTGCTGCCGGCGGCCGGCCCAGGTGATGCCGATCTTGACGTCGCGGGCGGACCGCATGCCCGGCGCGCCCGGCGGGCCGGACGGCACAGGCACCTCGACGAGCTGAGGGACACGGAAACCCTGAGGTGGGCGCGGGCGCCAAGGGTACCCGGGAGGCGGATTGCCCCGCAGGCCGGGCGGGGGGACGCTGGTGCCAGGCATGACCGGGGGGCCAGGACGTATCACAGGGGGCGGCCGCATGCCTGGcatcggaggcacacccatGCGTCCCGTAGGCCCCGGCGGTCTGATGGGGCTGCGGACCCTAGTCCGCGAAGATGAGCGGTGTTTCTTTGAACTTTTCCGGGTCTTCTGGGCAGGTGGTCCTCCATCATCGGACAGGTTTGAGACTGACGTGGCGTCCGAGTCGTCCGAGTCTGAACCGGATGATGAGGCCGACATCTCGCTTCCGTCATCCTCCCAGTCACGAGGCTTGCTGCGGCTCTCACGCACAGGCGCGAAACCGTTGGTCAGGATGTGGTGGTTGAGGGCCTCGGCCGTTTTGGCGTGGAGGAGCTCCAGGGCTTCGACCACGGTGGTTCCCACATCGGAGAAGAGGACTGAACGTGTTTTCCTGCTGCCGTATCCATCGCTCTTGATCACCATGGCCCGAAACTTGCcaccctcgggctccttGGAGGTGATGATGTCCAACGTAGTATCTTCAACCGACATGAACAAACAGTTGTCTGGACCAGGGGTTGGAGGGTTTTGAAGTTAGCAAGTTGACAAGGCTGTAAAGGGGCTTGTTTGCGCTTGATGTTCCAAGCAAAAGAGTAAACATGGATCAACGCACCTAAGGTCTGTCTATACAGGTTGACGACTAGGAGATTACCTGATTGTGCCATGGCTGCGGTAGATGTGTTTGGTGGTGTTTGCTGTGAGAGTTCCGATGCTGCTGGTGTAAAATTGGCGAAAAGGACGAGCATTAGATCAGGAGGGCCAGCTTTGGACAAAGTAGATGTTCAGCCTGCGATAGGCTTTTTGCTTGAGCTTCCGATCGAAGCGAGCATGAAGAAGTAAACTAGGAATACTGATCAGAACAGTTACGGGAAACCAACCACTTATTTATACTAGAGTAGTTCGAGAGGAAAAATACCCCAGATAGGCGTAAGGACTCACCCATTTGTCGAACCACTGAGCTCTCGGCTGTTCGTACAGTGTCCAGGCTACCATCTGCATGCATTTCTGCATTCTGGCCCGGAGTTGGTGAAAAGTCGGGGACAaaaaagtaggtaggtaaggcaaCGAATAGAAAGCCAAGGGCCACTTAAGAGGCCGACCCGACACCAACCAGCATACTGCATGTGAGTGACGTGAGGTACCCCGTTTACAGTAGAGTACCAGCAGGTACCTTGCACACACATACAAACTATGATATGCGTATGAGAACGGACAGGCTGGGGTTATCTGACCTCTCCGTATTACTGCCAGTGTGTCACCTAACTGACGCACTAAAGAGTCATCGCCAGCGTCGTACCCGAAACCATGAGAGAATCCGTCCAGTCTGCTGCATGCTGGAAGAACACAAACGGAGATGCATTCATTACAGGCGGGTAGGCTTCAATAGAAATGATCCGTCTCAAGAGTCATCATGGAAAGATAACCGGTCAATTCGTTTCGCAGTTTTGCCCGATCGAGGTGTCCTCGAGCCGCTTGAAGGAGGACCGCAGGGTTGGATTTGGATTGGGAGGCGATCACACTGCATGGATTGATAGTAGTGCCCCAGACCACCAAGGGGGACCTCCGATTGAATCGAGATAGGCAAGGCTCCCGGGGTGTTATTGCAAGGGTGGACGAGGGAGCAGAGGCAAGAAAAGATAATGAAAAGCAAAATGAAAACCAACACAAGCTTGGAACCTCGGCAAGTACTCAGCAGGCAAGCAAATACAAAACCGGGAAAGCTCTGACGACAATGGCCAGTAAAAGCTTGCCAGGTACTAGAaatagctgctgctgctcttcaATGATTGTGCGTCCCCGTTGTTGTCATGCAGGCTGTCTGCCACCTCGAGGCCTTCGGGTTAGACTGCATGTGGCGATCAATATCAACGTATGATACACTGGCATTCTAAGCTTGTGTTCAGCTGAGCAACATGTACCTAGTCTAGTTTCAGAATAGTCCACAAAGGCGCTG from Pyricularia oryzae 70-15 chromosome 4, whole genome shotgun sequence includes these protein-coding regions:
- a CDS encoding phosphatidylinositol 4-kinase PIK1alpha, producing the protein MSWDLLQRFFDSDVFNSNPFLSVSYLSRYADHVGIHYVLCNKLRQFPYEDIEFFLPQLCHLIISVDNESMALEEFLLDLCEESVTAALLTFWLFQTYLHDLSSNPQAEAFQTCRRVYNKVQHIVFGLSDSARNEKIKENTLPVMVLGSFIMAAIGVPGLATWAGPLAVAQGRKPVPADAVSDPVTTLQSPTEQLKISRAHTINATTSRSKRSKDPGRITSAPDPKIVTATATANSGTAAAAKPPRAPKSPRPTSSSGSRTPVNEPKRPSQLDMLAVEARLSSSSLPLPDMRSPRMQITRPTSPVSAGLKPSEPMTRRHSHHAKAIISQDDMDSAQKTRLLRQNYFRCQTAFLTALEDISNRLVIVPKQARLSALRAELALITQDLPAEVDIPVICPPSMPHGSPGKSKHHRIVRVNPAESTVLNSAEKVPYLLMVEILRDDFSFDPDSADNQRLLSTLLAEQGSRKRIFDLTESPRIPLARSGNPEPVAPDSVFEPTAGDLGGSGVLGAFDDSSGSGEKTPSVAAPGSSSMQRLSSSATTISTLSEPTARSSATSTSRSSSPGPRRKPVVTISTRAVNAGPSTPAVEQPDFSALATHMRAASQMLAQLEATSGKRPKQEVAAIRAKIIASMQSLEEQSFDLDDGNGPTFDLIIAKADAANAAAEAAAAAATNGNAEAGEDGEVEAPIDPPADTTNAGAARMENDFKTGGLQRKGDRDDPSAAVFGEAWHVKKERIRRSSPYGWMKNWDLVSVIVKTGADLRQEAFACQLINVCHRIWVNAGVPVWVKLMRILVTGESSGLIETITNGVSLHSIKRSLTLSTIESGQNPRRRIATLKDHFVKVFGPVDSEPHKAGVDAFKRSLAAYSMISYILQLKDRHNGNVLVDNEGHIIHIDFGFMLSNSPGAVGFEASPFKFTHEYLEVLGGIGSPEFEDFKKLCKQAFQALRREADNIIDLVSMMGRESKMPCFGAGIAQTSINLRQRFQLQLSADEAEQFVDDLIGKSLGSYYTRLYDTFQYRTQGIY